CGGAAAGCGCGGGAGACACGGGTTTGACCCGGGCCGCCTGTTGGTGATCCCCGCCGAGGGTGAGCACGACCCGGACGACTGAGCGTGTAAACACCCGCCGGGGAGCGCCGGAGCGCGACGCGGGAGTGACGGAGTGACCCCAGTAGCTACACTCCCTTATTTCTTCTTCTAGAGCTTCTTCTTCTTCTAGAGAGAGAAATATAGGAGTGTAGCAACTGGGGTCACTTCTACACTCACCTGCATATTCACAGGGCACGCAGGGTACGGCTAGGGTTACTCACCCGACCGCCCTCGACTACTCACCCCGCCCGCCGGAGGTCTCGAAGATGCGCACCGCCGCCCTGGCCCTGACCCTCGCCCTGACCCCGAGCCCCGCCCCGTCCGACGACCCCGGGTTGCTCGGGCGCGTCGTCGAGGGCGTCACCACCACCGTTGACGACCTCCTCGGGACCGGCCCGAGCGCGACGCCGACCCGCTCCCCCGAGCCCGCCCCGACAACGCCCCCGAGCCCGGCCCGAACACCGCCCACCGAGCCGGCCCCCTCGACCCCCGGCCCCGCCCAGCTCCCCGAGCTGGCCCCCGCACCGCGCTCCGACGCCGTCCGCGAGCCAGCGCCCACCGCAAGCCCTAGTTCGTCCGGGGCGGTCCCGCCCGAGGCGGCGCGGGGCGTTGCCTGGGCGCCCGTGCCTGCCGACGACGATGACGACCGCGTGTATGTCGTCGGCTTCGCCGCGCTGGCGCTGCCGGTGGGCTGGCTCGCCTGGCGCTCCCGCCGCCCGAAGCCCACCCCGGCGCCTGCTCCGTTGTCCGCGGCGCAGTGGGAGGCTGCGTACGAGCTGGGCCGCGCGGACGCGCGCACCCGCCCCGCCGAGGCCGCCCGCGTGATCCCGTTCCGGCGCCCGGACAGCGAGAAGCCCCCGGCCAGCTAGCCGAGGGCTTCCGCGTACGGGTCGGGTCAGGCGCTGCGCTTCGCCAGCTCGACGAAGCCACGCCACGCGGCGGGCTCAAAGGCCAGCGTCCCGCCGTCACGGTCCTTGGTGTCGCGGACGAGGACAACGCCCGCGAGGTTGTCGGCGACCTCGACGCAGTCGCCACCGTTGTTGCCGCTCTTGCTGCTCTTGCGCCACTGCGCACCGGTCATTCTTCCCATGATGCTGTCGCTTCCCTGATGAGGTCGAGGGACTGCTTCCGCGACAGGGCGTCGCCGCGGATTCGCTCCCACCGTCGATTAAGCGTAGCAACCTCGGTCGGCTGGTCGACAATCTGCGACCGCGCCTGACTGTCGACGTTCCCGAGCACGCTCCCGTCTCCCAGCTCAGCCAGCGTGAACGGCCCGCCGAGGCCCGGGTACATGCCGACGCTCGCCGGCACGACGTGCACGGAGATCGAGGGCCGCCGGGCACACATCTCGATGTGCGCGCACTGCTCGTACATGAGCACGCGATCGCCGTACGCGTCCCGGCGCAGGACCATCTCGTCCATCACCACGACGAGTACCGGCGCGTCGTCCCGGTCCAGCACCGCTTGCCGCTGTACGCGCGCTTCGGCGAGCTGGTCGGCCTCCTCGGCGGTCAGCTTCTCTCCGGCGAGCGTCGCCCGTGCGTACTCCTCGGTTTGCAGTAGACCCGGGATCCAGGCGAGCTGAAAGGCGCGCAGCGACACGGCTACACGCTCGATGTCCGCCCACCGCCGGAACCAGGTCGGTTCCTGACGTTTGAGAACGTCCGGCCAGAGGTCCGCCACCTCGCGGCTGAGTGCCGCAGCGACCCGCTTCCGGGTCTTTGGCCGCGGAATGCGCCCGTGGCTTGCCCACCGCGCGGCGGTCTTCGGGTCGACCCCGACCTGAGCCGCGAGACTTTCAGCGGTTTCGCCAGCCTCGGCCATGGCGGCGACAATGGCACGGTTCATTCCTGGTCCTTCCTGGACGTCCATGGGGCGTTGATATTCCATTGTGCTACGGGGTGTGAGCGCCTGGCAACGGTTGGCAGGGTGGTTGGTGTGACGGAGCTGCCGGCAGGAGGCCAAGGGGGTGCCCCCGGCGGCAACGTCCAGGGGCCGCCCCCTCTTCCGGCGAGCACCGGGGCGGCCCCTTCCAA
This is a stretch of genomic DNA from Micromonospora sp. WMMD1082. It encodes these proteins:
- a CDS encoding DUF397 domain-containing protein, whose protein sequence is MTGAQWRKSSKSGNNGGDCVEVADNLAGVVLVRDTKDRDGGTLAFEPAAWRGFVELAKRSA
- a CDS encoding DUF5753 domain-containing protein; translation: MNRAIVAAMAEAGETAESLAAQVGVDPKTAARWASHGRIPRPKTRKRVAAALSREVADLWPDVLKRQEPTWFRRWADIERVAVSLRAFQLAWIPGLLQTEEYARATLAGEKLTAEEADQLAEARVQRQAVLDRDDAPVLVVVMDEMVLRRDAYGDRVLMYEQCAHIEMCARRPSISVHVVPASVGMYPGLGGPFTLAELGDGSVLGNVDSQARSQIVDQPTEVATLNRRWERIRGDALSRKQSLDLIREATASWEE